TAGTTAAGAAGGGCGTCAAACCAAACATAAGTTACATAATTATCATCAAATGGAAGAGAAATTCCCCATTCAAGACGTGTTTTAGGACGGGAAATACAAAGATCTTCAAGGGGCTCTTTTAAAAAAGACAAAACCTCATTTTTATATCTTTCAGGTCGTATAAAATCCGGGTTTTGTTTGATATGGTCTATAAGCCAGTCCTGATATCGGCTCATTTTAAAAAAATAATTTGATTCCTTAATCGATTCCGGTTCAGTTTCATGATCAGGACATTTCCCGTTAACAAGTTCTCTTTCCGTATAAAACCGTTCGCACCCGAAACAATACAAACCTTCATATTCGGAATAATAAATATCTCCCGAATCATTGATTTTCTGAAGCACCTGCTTAACGGTTTTAATATGTGAAGGGTCGGTTGTACGAATAAAATAGTTATTATTTACATTCAGTTCAGGCAGCAGATTTTTAAAAAGCCCGCTTATTTTATCTGCATATTCTTTAGGTTTTAAATCTTCCTTCTCTGCTGCACGAACAACTTTATCGCCATGTTCGTCTGTTCCTGTGAGAAAGAAAGTATCCTTGCCCAGCATTGAATTGTATCTGCACACAACATCTGCAATAATTGAAGTATAAGCATGCCCAAGATGAGGTTTTGCATTAACGTAATAAATCGGTGTTGTAATATAAAATGTATTATTCATCTGGTTTCCTCATCTTTTTCAAAAACTTCTTCCGGAATCGCTTTAATGTCTTTGCTTTTCTCATTCTCGCAATTCTTATCTGTACTGGAACAATCAGCAGGCATTCCGTGTTCAAACGTCAGACAACACATAAGCCTGCCGCACTGGCCGGATATTTTGGTTGGATTTAAGGAAAGGCTTTGATCTTTTGCCATTTTTATTGAGACAGGTCCGAATTTATCCATGAAAAGAGAGCAGCAGATTTCACGGCCGCACCTTCCTAATCCACCGCTCATCTTGGCCTGGTTCCGGATTCCGACCTGTCGCATTTCAATTCTTACTTCAAGATTCTTGACAAGCATTTTTACAAGCTGCCTGAAATCAACCCGGCCTTCAGCGGTAAAGTAAAAAGTAAGCTTGCTTGTATCAAATGAACTTTCAACCGAAAAAAGGTTCATTTTAAGATCAAGTTCTTTGATGCATTTCAAACAGAAAGCATGAGCTTTTTGTTCAATTTCCTGATTTTTGTCTTTTTGCTGGTAATCCTTTTCATTTGTAAGGCGAATCACCTTACTAAGCTGCCTTTCCGGAGGCTTATCCAGAGTAGCAGGAGTAATCGCCACGGTTCCAAAACTCAAACCTTGTTCAGTTTCAACAATCACATGGTTTCCAATATTAAGTACAAAACCGCCGCATTCAAAGTCGTATACTTTTCCGGCAGGCTTGAATCTGATGCCTACAACTTTCATATATATAAAGTCCAAACAACAGGACTATTTCCCCCATATAAAAAAAGCAAAAACACTATTATAAAGTTTGTGCAACCTGTAATAAAAGAGTTTCTGCTGTGAGTCTTAAATTTGCATTTGCCCTAATATTTTTACGTGACAATTCAATTGCATCAAGCTTTGAAAAAATATCAGCGTTTGTATGCCGGCCTGATGCATTTTGTATTTTATCCAAAAGATCAAAAAAAATTATTTTTTCAGGATGATATTTAAAAACAATAATATCTCTGTACCATATTTTTAAAATATCAAGATATTTTAAAAACTCTTCTTTATCTTTGGCCAGTTTTTCAGCAAAAAACATAGCTTTGCCGATTTCTTCTAAAGATAAGGATTCAATTTCATTTATTATCCAATCTCTTTTCTTCAGTTCGACAACACTTCCAATATCAAGCGCTCTCTTGAAACTTCCATTAGCCATAGCTGCGAATATGGCCGCACTATCGGGGGTTATACCATTTGCTTCAACCAGCATTTGTGCAATCCTCTTTTCAGAAACAGGATTAAATCTTATAAACTGGCATCTTGAAGCAATAGTAGGAATAACATCCGATTGTTCGGTTGCAGTCAGTATCAGAACAGTACTTTCGGGCGGTTCTTCCAGCACTTTTAAAATAGCATTTCCCGCTGCCGCATTCATTGCCTGAACATCCGATATTATAGCTACACGGATCTTTGCTTCATAAGGCTTCAGAGCAAGAATATGACACAGATCACGAACCTGGGCTATCTTGATCAAAGAACCGGAAGGTTTTATCTCGATAATATCAGGGTGACTTTTTGACAGAATTTTCCTGCAAGATACGCAAACACCACACGGAATTTTGTTTATAAGATTTTTTAAAACGCCGTCTTCATCTAAACATAAATCTGGTGTGTCGACACTGTTTGCAATGCAATTGCATGCCATCGCAAATCTTATTGCAGCTGCCTGTTTCCCTACACCTTCCATACCCAGAAAAAGGAGCGCATGCGGGATGGCGCCTTTTCTGAGCAAAGTATTTAAAATGACAGAAGGTGCTTTTTGATCAGCAATAAATTCAAGATCAGGCACTATTTAACATCTACCCGTTCCTTCAACTCTTTCCCTGATTTAAAAAATGGAAGCTTTTTAGGCTTTATAACAACCTTTTCGCCGGTCTTGGGGTTTCTGCCTGCATAGCTTTTGTAATTTTTTACATAAAAACTGCATAAACCCCTGATTTCAATACGGTCTCCCTTGGCCATGGCATCTGCCATCGAATCAAAAAATATTTGAACAACCCTTGCTGCTTCTGCTTTTGAAATGTTTGCTTTATCCTTGATGGCCGAAATTAACTCCAGTTTATTCATATTCCCTCCTTGAAAAATATCTTAAAGCATATACCAATGTTTTATACTTTAATTATATGTTTATAATAAGTCAAGCACTTATGATAATTTTATGTCAAAATCTCAACATCCTCTTCATCTACCTCCACAGAAGCAAACTGCCCAAGTGCTTCAATATTGACCACCACACGCCCTATTTTCCCATGCCTGTCAAAGGTTCCGGTAACACCTTCAAAAGGACCTCTTATTACAAATACTTTATCTCCTTTTTGAAGTTTTGTTCCTGTAAGTATTTTTCCATCTTCGGCTGTCATTATTTTTAACGATTCAATTGTTGCATCAGGAACCGAAACCGGACCACTGCGGCTTCCGATCATCCGTACTACCCCAACAGTTTTGACGATTTCAATTTGACTTTCCGGACTAAGGTTGGATTTTACAAAAAGATACCCGGGGAAAAGCGGTATTTTTATCATAGCTTTTCTGTCAACCCTGCGGCTCCTCACCAGAATTTTGGGCAAAAAAGAATCCACAGATTTTTTTGTTAGCCCTTCAAGGACTACGTTTTCGAACCTGCTTTTGGTATGAATAACATACCATGATGGTTTTAATATTATTGTCATTTATCCGCCCATACCACCCAGACCAGTAAAATTGATCAAAAAAGAAAATCTCTGGTCATCTTCCTCATCAGTATAAAGAAAATCAAGCGACCAGCATTGGGCAGTATAAAGAAATCCCAGAGAGGTTCTTATCCTGTTGCTTTCGCGTATATCCCTCTCATCTTCGGCTTTAAACAAAAGACCTTCAAAGATTTTTATATTAAAAGTTGAAAATATTGATTCCACAAAATCCCTCTGAAATCTGTATTCCCAGCCAATCGAATCTCCGCGATAATCTGATAATGATCCGGAAATGTTCCGGTCAACAAAATTACTGTCATAAGGAGACCATTTGGCATCTGCCGATAACGATAAATATTTTACCGGAGTATATTTTACTTCTCCATATATGGGAGAAAAAGGCCTTTTGTTTTTTGGGTTTGCCCAATTAACCGGATCATCTTCTTTTTCTTCATTAATATTATAGCTTTGCTCAAATTTTATCCTCAAAAATTCATTATACCCATAAGAAGGATTTTCAGCTTTTTTTTCGCCTGATTTTCCGAATTTATTTATTTGAGTTTTTGAGGTAAATGCGTTTAATAAAGAATAGGTTATAAGATTCTTTTTCACAATTCGGTCTATGCTGTCAAAATTTGGATATCCGACCTGTTCTTTATCCGGAATATACTCATAAATAATCTGGGGCCTAATGGAATGCTTAATGCTGTCCACAAATTCTGTGTCAATTTTAAGAACTCTGAATACCTCTGTGGAAAGATCAAGTTTGACATCATAAATTTCTCTGTCATATGTATCTTTATTTATTGTGTTATCACCCTGATCTATATACCACGTTGTCTGCCTTAACCCTATTGACGGCTCAAATGAAAAATAGTTGTTATATCTATATGGCAGATAGAATCTCGGGTATAAATCTATGCGTTGGCCCGTTACGCCGTCTAGTCTGTAAAAATTGGTATATTCGGAATCAAGATCGGCATACAAAGGTGTTTCCATAAATTGCTGTTTTGATCCGTTAAACTCTATAAAAGGCAGCTTTTGCAAAGTATCGTCAGGATCATCCCCTCTGCGGTTAACAACATTATCATACCAGCGGGCTTCTGCATTTAGCGAAAAGGAAGACCAGTTTTTAGAAAAATTCAGACTGTTTACTCTAATAGGATCATCGTAATTATCTATCTCTCTTCCAAAATCTCTATTAAAATATCTTTCCGTCGAGCTGAAACCATTGGGGCCATCTTTAAATTCATTAAGATAATCCTGATCGCTTACAATATCTAAATCCAGTTTTGCATTAAAACCGTAAGGCATCGCCTGGTCAGTTTTCATTCTGAACCAGTACCTGTCGGAATTGGGTCGCGAATATGTATCACCGGTATATCCCCATTGCTCACTTGCTTTAGTACCGTCATCCACCTTTTTGTCATCAAGGAAATCATACATTATGGTTCCCTTTGATTCAGGGCTTAAAACATAACGGTATTCAGCCCCTAGTTGTTCACCCCGCTGGCTCATATGGTGCAAATAAAAAGTTGCATCAGTATTTTCATTTATGGCCCAAAAATAAGGTTGATTATATTCTATACCTTTGCGTTCGGACTGAGCTGCCTCAGGAGCAAGAAGGCCTGACTGCCGCTTATTTTTTGCAGGAAAGACAGCAAAAGGCACATAAACAACCGGCATTTTTTTTGTCCAGAATGTCGCGTGATTTATATAACCATATCCTTCCACAGTAATTTTAAGTTTTTTACCTGTTATTTTCCATGCAGGAACATCACCATCACAGGTTGAAACTGTTGCTTTTTCGGCTGTATAGGTATTTTCACCTGTTTTCTTAATATTATCTCCACTTATATGATAGTTATTTTCTTTCAAAAATACGTTTCCATCATAAATTACTCCGGTTTCAGACTTTAAATCCACATCAATGGCGGAACCCCTGATAACGTCCTGACCCAGATTCATAACTACATTTCTCTTTGCATATGCCGTTGATGTTGTACGATTAAAACGAATAAAATCAGCGGAAATCTTTTTGCCTGTTTTGAAAACAATTACATTTCCGGAGGCGGTATATACTTCAGCATTACGGTCATAATAAATTTCATCGGCAGTGATATTCCATGGCTCATTAGGATTATCATTTTTAAAAGGATCGCTAAATGAATCCAATGCAAAAACTCTTGTAGATATTATTAAAAGGAAAGCAACTACAAATAACAGAATATATGAATAGCGAATATTATATTTTTTCAGCACAATTTCCGATCCGTTTATTGTGTATATAAGAAATCTTTCCTTTATTACATGTAATAATACTTAAATGCGAATCATTAATTTTAATTAACCAGTATCTGCGTGAAAGTTCAGCCAGTTTGAGACAAATAATGGCCGATAGAATATAAGAGGGGTTTATAAAAAGCAAGAGACAGTTTATAAAAAATAGTTTCTTTCAAAAAGATTAAAATTGGTCTAATATAAAAAGCTGGATTTACTGAAAGTGGATTTTTGGTTTTTTGATCTTCAAATCTTTTTTGCCAACCGGGCAATGATATAAAACAAAATAATAAATTCAGGTTTAAATACATATGAACGTGCTTATAACCAATGATGATGGCATTTATGCCGAAGGTCTTGCGGCATTATATAAAACATTTATAAAGTCTCACTCTGTAACAGTGGTTGCTCCTGAACGTGAGAGAAGCGCAGTAAGTCACAGCATTACTCTTCATAAACCTCTTCGCGCAAGCAGATTCAGTCTGGAAGGCGGGCTCTCCGGTTATGCCGTAAACGGTACGCCGGCAGATTGCGTCAAGCTGGGAATTCTTGAAATACTTGGCTCTAAACCGGATATAGTTATATCCGGTATAAATCCGGGTGCAAATATAGGCATTAACCTGAATTATTCGGGAACTGTTTCGGCGGCTAAAGAGGCTGCTTTATGTGGTATTAGCGCTATTGCAGTATCTATACAGGGATATTCTTCAACGCATCTGGATAATGCCGCCATTTTTGCTGAAAAACTTGCAAGAAAAGTTGTCGAAAAACAACTGCCTCAAGGAACCTTTCTCAATGTTAATTTGCCGGATATGCCTTTTGCAAAAACAGCCGGAATAAAAATCAGCACGCAGGACCTATCGGTTTTTTCAGAGTTTTTCGAAAAAAGAATTGATCCCAGAAACCGCACATATTTTTGGCAGGGAGTCAGCTCAAATCATTCGGGATATAACCCCGATAGTGATGGAGAGGCACTTTCCGGTAATTATATATCAATAACTCCGATAAAATGTGATATGACGGATTATAATATGATAGAAGATATCAAGAAATGGGACATGGATTAATAAGTAAATTGCAAATTTTGCTGTTCGAAATACTATCTTATAAATGGTGGAAAATATGAAAAAACAATATGCCGGATCTGTAAGGGCAGGAGAATTAGTAAATGATATTTTTGTTTTGTCTGAAAAAAATATTTCACAAAAAAAAGATGGGAGCGATTATATTAATGTGCTTCTTTCAGACAAAACAGGAAAGCTTAAGGGCGTTGCATGGGATAATGTGGATAAAATATCAGCAGACAAAAATCCGGGTGATTTTGTTCATGTTAAGGGAAGCATATCGGAATACAAAGGGGCTTTGCAGATTGTAATAAAAGATATGGAAAATATATCTTCGGATTCAATTGAGCCCTCCGATTTTCTTCCTTCAACAAAGCAAAATATCGATTTAATGTTTGAACGTTTGCTAAAGCTTTCCGGCTCAATAGAAGAGAAAAACTTAAAAGCGCTTTTGGACGCATTCTGGGCTGACAACAAGTTTGTCGAAAACTTTAAAATAGCTCCTGCTGCAAAAAAAATGCATCATGCATATTCAGGCGGCCTGTTAGAACATACGCTTTCAATGGCTCTTTTAGCAGACAAAATCGCAGGTCATTATATTGGAATAGACAGAGATCTTCTTATTGTGGGCACAATTCTTCATGATATCGGAAAAATCAGGGAATTTGTTTATAAATACAGTATTGATTATTCGGATGAAGGCAGGCTTTTAAGCCATATAGTAATAGGAATTGGTATGCTTGATGAGAAAATCAAAACCATTAAAGAGTTTCCTGAGACTCTTGCAGTACTGTTAAGACACATGATAGTAAGTCATCATGGCACAAGAGAATTCGGTTCTCCTGAACCGCCAAAAACAATTGATGCGGTTTTGCTTAATTATATCGATGAAATTGATTCAAAGATAAGCGGTATACGTGACTATATTTCTTCAGATGATGCCGGAGGAAACTGGACATCCTATCACAGGCTGCTTGGGCGCCATTTTTATACGGCAAATAACAACATGCAAAACAAAGAAGATGAAATTAGCGAATGAACCAGCTTAATTTAACAAGGTATAAATAATGTTTATTACGTTTGAAGGTATCGAAGGCTCAGGGAAAACAACTCAGATACGGCATGTCATGGAATTTTTAGAAAAATCAGGAAAGGCTTGCGTAATGACCCGCGAACCGGGGGGTACAATTACAGGGCAAAAAATCCGTTCTATTTTGCTTGACCCTGAAAATAACGGGATGGATCATTCGACTGAGCTCCTGTTATATCTGGCTGATAGGGCTGAACACGCGAATAAAATTATAAATCCTGCTTTATCGGCAGGTAAAACAGTTTTATGCGACAGATATTATGATGCAACTAAGGCCTATCAGGGTTATGCACGCGGATTGGATATGGATTTGCTGGATAAATTGCATAAACTGATAATACATGATTTAAAGCCGGATATAACAATTCTGCTCGATCTTGACCCCAAAACCGGGCTTTCACGGGCATGGAAGCAGATAAATGAAGGGGAAAGGACTGAATTTGAAACAAGATTTGAAAAAGAAACTCTTGATTTTCATGATAAAGTCAGAAAAGGCTATCTTGAGCTTGCGCGCATTGAGCCTAAACGTTTTATAATTGTAGATGCCACAAAAGATGAAAACCAGGTTAAAAAAGATATAATAAAGGCACTTTCTTGATGAGCTATTCTATCTTAGATACAATAGGCAACACCCCTCTTGTTGA
This window of the Pseudomonadota bacterium genome carries:
- a CDS encoding integration host factor subunit beta translates to MNKLELISAIKDKANISKAEAARVVQIFFDSMADAMAKGDRIEIRGLCSFYVKNYKSYAGRNPKTGEKVVIKPKKLPFFKSGKELKERVDVK
- a CDS encoding HD domain-containing protein, producing the protein MKKQYAGSVRAGELVNDIFVLSEKNISQKKDGSDYINVLLSDKTGKLKGVAWDNVDKISADKNPGDFVHVKGSISEYKGALQIVIKDMENISSDSIEPSDFLPSTKQNIDLMFERLLKLSGSIEEKNLKALLDAFWADNKFVENFKIAPAAKKMHHAYSGGLLEHTLSMALLADKIAGHYIGIDRDLLIVGTILHDIGKIREFVYKYSIDYSDEGRLLSHIVIGIGMLDEKIKTIKEFPETLAVLLRHMIVSHHGTREFGSPEPPKTIDAVLLNYIDEIDSKISGIRDYISSDDAGGNWTSYHRLLGRHFYTANNNMQNKEDEISE
- the surE gene encoding 5'/3'-nucleotidase SurE; this encodes MNVLITNDDGIYAEGLAALYKTFIKSHSVTVVAPERERSAVSHSITLHKPLRASRFSLEGGLSGYAVNGTPADCVKLGILEILGSKPDIVISGINPGANIGINLNYSGTVSAAKEAALCGISAIAVSIQGYSSTHLDNAAIFAEKLARKVVEKQLPQGTFLNVNLPDMPFAKTAGIKISTQDLSVFSEFFEKRIDPRNRTYFWQGVSSNHSGYNPDSDGEALSGNYISITPIKCDMTDYNMIEDIKKWDMD
- a CDS encoding UpxY family transcription antiterminator, producing the protein MTIILKPSWYVIHTKSRFENVVLEGLTKKSVDSFLPKILVRSRRVDRKAMIKIPLFPGYLFVKSNLSPESQIEIVKTVGVVRMIGSRSGPVSVPDATIESLKIMTAEDGKILTGTKLQKGDKVFVIRGPFEGVTGTFDRHGKIGRVVVNIEALGQFASVEVDEEDVEILT
- a CDS encoding stage 0 sporulation protein, with amino-acid sequence MKVVGIRFKPAGKVYDFECGGFVLNIGNHVIVETEQGLSFGTVAITPATLDKPPERQLSKVIRLTNEKDYQQKDKNQEIEQKAHAFCLKCIKELDLKMNLFSVESSFDTSKLTFYFTAEGRVDFRQLVKMLVKNLEVRIEMRQVGIRNQAKMSGGLGRCGREICCSLFMDKFGPVSIKMAKDQSLSLNPTKISGQCGRLMCCLTFEHGMPADCSSTDKNCENEKSKDIKAIPEEVFEKDEETR
- the holB gene encoding DNA polymerase III subunit delta', with protein sequence MPDLEFIADQKAPSVILNTLLRKGAIPHALLFLGMEGVGKQAAAIRFAMACNCIANSVDTPDLCLDEDGVLKNLINKIPCGVCVSCRKILSKSHPDIIEIKPSGSLIKIAQVRDLCHILALKPYEAKIRVAIISDVQAMNAAAGNAILKVLEEPPESTVLILTATEQSDVIPTIASRCQFIRFNPVSEKRIAQMLVEANGITPDSAAIFAAMANGSFKRALDIGSVVELKKRDWIINEIESLSLEEIGKAMFFAEKLAKDKEEFLKYLDILKIWYRDIIVFKYHPEKIIFFDLLDKIQNASGRHTNADIFSKLDAIELSRKNIRANANLRLTAETLLLQVAQTL
- the lptD gene encoding LPS assembly protein LptD — translated: MLKKYNIRYSYILLFVVAFLLIISTRVFALDSFSDPFKNDNPNEPWNITADEIYYDRNAEVYTASGNVIVFKTGKKISADFIRFNRTTSTAYAKRNVVMNLGQDVIRGSAIDVDLKSETGVIYDGNVFLKENNYHISGDNIKKTGENTYTAEKATVSTCDGDVPAWKITGKKLKITVEGYGYINHATFWTKKMPVVYVPFAVFPAKNKRQSGLLAPEAAQSERKGIEYNQPYFWAINENTDATFYLHHMSQRGEQLGAEYRYVLSPESKGTIMYDFLDDKKVDDGTKASEQWGYTGDTYSRPNSDRYWFRMKTDQAMPYGFNAKLDLDIVSDQDYLNEFKDGPNGFSSTERYFNRDFGREIDNYDDPIRVNSLNFSKNWSSFSLNAEARWYDNVVNRRGDDPDDTLQKLPFIEFNGSKQQFMETPLYADLDSEYTNFYRLDGVTGQRIDLYPRFYLPYRYNNYFSFEPSIGLRQTTWYIDQGDNTINKDTYDREIYDVKLDLSTEVFRVLKIDTEFVDSIKHSIRPQIIYEYIPDKEQVGYPNFDSIDRIVKKNLITYSLLNAFTSKTQINKFGKSGEKKAENPSYGYNEFLRIKFEQSYNINEEKEDDPVNWANPKNKRPFSPIYGEVKYTPVKYLSLSADAKWSPYDSNFVDRNISGSLSDYRGDSIGWEYRFQRDFVESIFSTFNIKIFEGLLFKAEDERDIRESNRIRTSLGFLYTAQCWSLDFLYTDEEDDQRFSFLINFTGLGGMGG
- the tmk gene encoding dTMP kinase; the protein is MFITFEGIEGSGKTTQIRHVMEFLEKSGKACVMTREPGGTITGQKIRSILLDPENNGMDHSTELLLYLADRAEHANKIINPALSAGKTVLCDRYYDATKAYQGYARGLDMDLLDKLHKLIIHDLKPDITILLDLDPKTGLSRAWKQINEGERTEFETRFEKETLDFHDKVRKGYLELARIEPKRFIIVDATKDENQVKKDIIKALS